Part of the Lolium rigidum isolate FL_2022 chromosome 6, APGP_CSIRO_Lrig_0.1, whole genome shotgun sequence genome, catttagcagcagcggtatcaccgtttgagaggtggcaggggatcgaaagaaaaaggcaagtgaccaaatatgaggtgccaaaaaaaatccaagaaaagaaagttttatagtacatagaggatgacatgcgggtcccatttagcagcagcggtatcaccgtttgagaggcggcggggatcgaaaaaaaggcaagtgaccaaatatgaggtgccaaaaaaactccaagaaaagaaagttgattgcacatagaggatgacatgcgggtcccatttagcagcacggcggtctcaacgtttccaaggcggcaagggatcaaaagaaaaaggaagtagccggaaatcagggggtcaaaaaaatccaagaatagaaagaattttggttcatagaggatgacatgcgggacccatgatcctgcatcgtaaacggctcgatcggagaacgttgaacgagatggcgcgatcgagaaaaaaaaacaatgccagagaggctgccatctgggccctacatccctcggcggtgcggatttgcgttgactcggccggcgaacccgagatttcgagatgcaccacgtcccgggccaccatacgcgatgttttggccgctttcgtcgggctaggtggcctcaaaaacgagaaaaacaaagttttgacatgcaccacggagggacccaaaatcgtcggccatggtacaccagcaactacggcgcgacttcaacttcgtcggccatggcaacttttcttgtagtgtacgttggagacgtatctggCTCTGGTACATACGGTTCTGGCGGATAGCTATAAGACCTCGTCCTCTTCTCCATTACGTGAACTCTTGATAtggcttcggctctaagatcatcacagaaccgtcggatctccaggaagtgtcggcagttccttagcaGATGGCTGGACttctctcgaccatccttcggatcaatgtaagagtggaggtagcatggtgcctcgagttgctccgTAGCCGATAAATACGGCGAACGGGTGCGGCCATGGATCGGTTGCGTGTCCCGCTGTCCTTGTTCGGACTGGCGAGGGTGAGTCGTTGTACGTTCTTCCTCTTCACGGTgtgagtcccttcgtcttttccttcgtCCCGTTGTgaggtcgaaacttcctcggctgcctcctTGCACGTTTCTGGACGGGATTTCCAAGGTTGCTGCCGGAGCGTCACCTGTCGGGACTGAGGTCCTCGAGCCAGATGTACttgtcctagggaggcgaagaaaacctccggtgtcgatgatgaagtgaacgccTCCAAAAGTTGCGGTCATGCCGTCGCACGATTCTGCAGGGATCGAGTGCGGCGACTCGAGATGTGGTACGAAgtcgaaggatccgcagcggatcgtGTCTTTTGGATCTGGTGGCGTTGGTGACTCGAGTACGAACgctgcagatgtgactggtatcgccgatgacctgccttgtgccgacagggttcccacagacggcgccaattgtcgagggtgctcctcggcaatgccctccgataggggcttagggttgatggaatcctacaagctgacacgagacatcggttcacagacaagcggggagagcgatttacccaggttcggggccctcgatgaggtaaaacccttacatcctgcctatctgttcttgattatgatgataatgggttacaatggggtgccgaatagttcggctgagatctcgttgagatggctaagcgctatggtgacctagctctaagctcttggtggctaagattgctaagattgattgtacccctcggcagcccctctcctggcctttatataggaggccaggtctcaagaggtctaaccgagtacgactagactttacaatagatctatctctaaactttccttgttcggctccttccgtttcttgtacttcaaggaatcttccgttgcaccgtcctagtgaCCCACCTTGCCAtcaggtaccttcatgggcctccagctaggccgtatagggtagagcaacatcggttacccgaagggtaatgcccacgtcaccaccCTCTTCTCACTCAAAGCTTGCAAGAACTCCGCCGCATTACGGAACAGGGCGTCCAGCCGTCTGAAAGGGTCCACAATGCTAGGGTCACACACCCAAGCCTCCTTCAACGCCTCCTCAACCCCCTCAAGGTTCAACCAGAAGGCCTCAAATTTAAACCTCCTCTTTGGCTTGAAAGCCGCGCTCAAAGAAAGGTGAATCGGGGCGTGGTCCGACACCGATGAGGACAAGGCCTGTAAGAAGGTGTCCGGGTGCATGAGATCCCAGTCCACTGAAGCTATGGCTCGGTCAATACGCGTAAGAGTTGGAGCCTCATGCTCGTTGTGAATCTCCTACCATGCAGGTAGAGATCCTTGATCTCATGCTCCTGAACGAACTGTCTAAATCTCGCCATCATGAATCTATCTAGGCGATCATTACTTTTCTCCTCCGCATACATGATCATGTTAAAGTCTCCAAGTAACAACCACGGCCCCGGACAGAGACTCCTCCTCTCAGCTAGCTCCTGCAGAATGCTCAGCTTATCCTCATGTGTTTGCGGCCCATACACAATGGTGAGCCACCATCTATTGTTATCTCTGGGGATAACTTCCCCGGTAATCGCGTAGGCGTCAAAACTCGCTCTCTCTATGTCCACATAGGACTTGTTCCACGCAAGAAGGATCCCACCTCTCGTCTCAACAGCAGGCACATACACAACCATCAAACGATGGCCCCAAACATTGCATAACTAGAAAGTCATCGATTACATTCAGTTTAGTCTCCTGAAGACAAATAATACTAACTCTAAGACTAGCTACAAACTCCCGCACCGCATCTCGTTTGGCTGGATCGTTCAGACCACGAACATTCCAGCACAGAATCTCAAACATGCAATCCATAAAAACTGGGAAACACTCCTCCAACCTCAACGACCTACTGCACTGGCTGTGCCCTCAGGCAGTGCGCCTCCCTCTCAAAGCTCGTGGGTAGCTCCTTGCCAAAGATGGCTGCAAGGACTCTCAGGTGGGCCTCCCTGATCGGCGAGTCAGAGAACTCCTTGAAGCGCCTCAGGTCATCATCGCTGACTGCAAGGTTCTCCGGGCATAAACCCAACGCCTTGAGCAAAGTGCTCTCGGCCGCTGAAGCCATCTTGACTTGCGTGCCAACCTTAGCAGCAACCGATCTCCTCGTCACCCTCTTGGGCGTGAAAGGCTCCGCATCCGCTCGAAGCCCAGTGGTCCTCTCGAACTCGCTCAACAGGGGTGGTGCTAGGGTTTTGAGGATCGAGGCGCAAAAGTTCTTGACGCGGGCCAGCTCCGCACTCTCGCCCTGAcacgactccaccaccatctctgGCACCTGAGCCTGTGGGTCCTGACCCCCCTCTGGCTCCACCTCAAAAGCGACCAGCTTGGTCCCCGACGCAAACTCCAACTAACGGCCCAAATCTCTAGGGACGAGCTGCATCTGGCTGTTAGGGCCGGTGTAGCTCACGCTGCAGTCACCCTGGTTGCTGGCCCCAACTGATCCTGCCTCAACAGACTCCAGCGACTCCCCCAAACCAGCCTCCAGCGTGTCTCCCTTGGAACCATATGGTGCACAGGATTAGACACCGAGATGCACACATACTCATCTGGCCGCAAAGGATCCCGCGCGCCCTCCACGGATCCCATCGTCGCAGGAGCAGCACTGGCGGGTCCCTCGAGAGATCCTATCGGGGAGGCTGGACTCCTGTTCAGCGCAGCATCATAGTCTCCACATGCCGGCCCACTTGGACCAACCTCCTCTGGATCCGCGCCAGGCAGCGACTCGGAGGCGTCGGCCCACACCAACTGCTCCACTACGGGTGCGCGCGAACCAGCCACCGCCACGTCGCCCGTCTCCAACGCTCTTTCCACCCTTGTCTCTACTGCATGCAGGCTTTTGACGCCACACGCATCGTCCGCTTGCACCACACTCTTCCCGCTTCGCTCCTCCAGAAACGGACACACCGACTCTTCCCTTTCTCTGTAGCTATCTCTGCTCCCCCTGGCCTCCCCTCGTCAGCCGCCGGAGCTTTGGCAGCTTTGACCTGCCAGCTCTTTTGACCAGCACTCGTTCTCGCAGTTTGAACGGAACCCGGCCCAGCTGTTTGAACGATGAGAGGCGCGGGGCTGGCCATCGCTGGCAGCGCCACCCTCTTCTCCGGCACCGGCGCCGCCGCAGCACAGGCCGGCGCGAGCCCCTGCAGTGAAGCACCTCCTGGCCCGCGACGTTGATCAGGCACACCTCTCCGCCACGCGAAGTTCCTCGCGGTGCGCTGcggccctccgccacggccaccctCACCTCCATCTCCTCCGCGCCCGTCCGGCTCCGGCAAACCTTGTCCACGGCCGTGCACCCCCAGAACGTTCCCcggcaccacaaccacctcctctTCGACACGCACCAGATGAATGAGCACACAGTATTGTAGTATTTTGATTTCCTCAATGCCCACGCCGCCAGACCTAGTCACCGCTGCCTCAGTCCTGACCACCGCCGGGCGCGCACCGCCCGCAGACACCGGCTCCGGCACCGCCAGAATCCGCGCCACTGGGATAGCCTCCAAATCCAAGGTCCAGGCTGTGAGCTTGAAGAGCGACATGTCGCTGCGGGCCTTCGTCTACGGCGCGACGGTGTCGATGGCGCAACTCTTTCCGAGAAGATCCTCGACGACTCCAGTGTCCCACGCATGCGGCGGCAGCCCCTCGAGAATCAAGAAGACCTTGCTCCTCATCGGCACCAACCGCGCCTGCGCCTGGCGGTTCCACTTCCGAAACGACAGCGGCGCACCGGAGACCAGCACGGCCGGCATCGTAGCGACGTGGTCGCGCAGCTCAACCGACCCGAAGACCACCAGGAAGTCCTCAGGCGCAAAGCTGTGCACCGACACCGCACCCTCCGGCACACCGCGCCACCTCAACGCCGCCAACACCTGCTCTGCAGAGACCGCAGGCCTGCACCCGCCGATGGTGGCGACCATGGCGAGCTGGAGCCTCTGCTCCAGGTCACACATGGCCGCCGTCCGCCGGACAACGCAGAGCAACGGCGCCACCGCAGGAACCTCCAGTCCAGCCTCCCGCGTCGGCACCCACTCCGGCACGACCGcgagcggcggcccctcctccatgGGCGGAAGCCTAGAGACCATGTGCGGCAGGGGCGGGGGTGGGGGAGGGATTGGCGATTGCACCCGCGGGGACGGCGTCCGCGAGCCCCTCTCATGCTGGCGACCCAGCTGCGCCCTCTCCGGCGACCTGCGGCGGCCAAGCTTGGCGAGCGCCagctgccgcagctcctcctccgtGGACGGACTCCTCGGCCTCTTGCACTCCATGGCAGGGTGCCCTTTTTTCTAGCACCGCATACAGACCTCCGCGTTGGTGCACTCCCGCTTGCGGTGCCCCGGCAAGAAGCAGCGGAAGCACAGGCCCCTCATCTCCGTCGCCGGCGCGCCCCAGCCATCGGCGCCAACCTCGTTCCTCGCCTCGATCCTCCTGGTCCATTGCTTGCCCTTCGACGGCCTGGGCACCCCCCAGACCAGCCTGTCTTGGACCCGCGCCCGCCCCTCCGGCAGCGCCAACTCCTTCTCTCTCGCTTCCGGCCGCGGCGCGACGCTCCCGCCCGACGACGCCGATGAGATCCCGAGCCCCGACACATGGTCGTCCCGCCTCAGCGACGCCGACGAGACCAACTCCGGGCTCCCCTCCAGCACCCAGCGATGCGAGAACCCCGGCGGATGAGATACGgtggagtccatggccggcgacgcGAAGGCGGCGCGGCGCCAgtcggcggcggcgcagcagaAACGCTACCTACGCAGAAGCCCTACCTACGCGCCGTCTCCAGTCGCCGATTTAGTACTGGTACCAGACCCATGATAGAAATGTGTAGGCCTCCAACTGTACATCGCATATAGGGGCGGAGCTATGTGTATGTTAGTATGTTAGGGGgcctttgccccccccccccctagctaTGGACTTCGCTCCCTAGCCGTTTTTATGTATCTCCACGATGGGTCAGATATATGGCAATGTCAAACATGAAGTTAACTGAATTAACAAATTTATATAATTAGATTCAACAGTATGCATCAAGCGTCTTTCCCTGTCATCGTTCAATGTAATAAGGCTACAAGTTCGTTTCTGTTGCTACTCGTCAGACGCTAGCATTAGGGcagcattttcttttatttcgtgGTTCTTGTATTTTGCCTGAACATGGAGTCGTTATCTCGCTGGTAATGAAATTCGCTTGGAGAAAAAAAGTATATATGCATCAAGCGATAATAAAAGGTTTACCAAAACGCCATGAAAAACTTGAAATATTAATTGATCATATAAAGTTTAACAATGAAATATTGAGACTCCCAACTATAAAAAAAGACCAATAAATGGTAGAAAGTACGGCATTAGATCTCGATTGTCTAAAAACAAGATCAGATAGTAAGATATATTAATAAATACATGTGAATTGTTAAGAGCATTACATTCTAAAATGCCTTTATACATCATTGAACATTTTAAAGTGATGTATCACGACATCCGCATTTTTTCTTTCTCCACATAGAAAATTTTATTGGATAATACATCGCCACTAATCCGATAGAACTAATATGTTCATAATTCTCATTGCTAAAACCTCTCTCGATTGTTGTAAGAATAGTGCAAGTTTTAAGAGTCCATAAACAATTGGATAGAAAATGTTTCCTTATATCCACCATTTTTGAGAGAGTTTGAAAATATTATTTATGGCATATAATCGATCATTTGATCGAATGTCGGCAATGTACTGAGAAAAGGCGACGCAACGAACTGTAATATCAGGAGAAGGATGAGCAGTAAATGAGCCAGCGCTTCACGACCACTGTCGCACTATTGCTCATGAGACATCGCTTCATGGCCGCTGCCGCGAACACCGTTCTGCTACTCAACAACGCCGTCGTGCTCAGGATAAACTATATGACTGGAGGGAATGGCCCCGAGGGGCTGACGCGGGTACACTATTGCGCAAGGTGTAGCCACACGTACACGTGCGTCATGGAGGATGCAGCGGTGTCCGCTAGATCAGTCGATTGTTGGGGGGGATTAGAATCACATCCCTAGTAATCTACCTAACTTACCTTACATCAGCAGGATTCAACTGCTACAAAAAAGAGCAAATAGTTATGATGTAATTTATGCATGTTGATCACCATAATGGTGCTTGGAATCGGTTGTTAAGAACAATTAAGTTTTGAAATATATGTTGCAGTATTCAAGACTACCAAAGAGATTGAATTTTTATACTGTTTTTTAAGTTAATTTTTTTACTGTATATCATGTAAGATTTAGATGCTCTATCTGTTTAGTGTGAAACGTAGGCTGatctcctttcaaaaaaaaaaaacgtaggCTGATCCAGGTGGTATAAACGAATGTGTCGATCAAtaaattttgttttgtttatcaGTAAAATTGGAACGCTTTGTCGACAAAATTAGTTGTAAAGCTGACCCCATCAAGAAGGAAGTTGTGGGCTGACATGGTGGATTCCAATCCGATCGATCTCACTGACAGACTGCGACACAACAAGTCTTACGAAATAAGTACAGATTTTTTATTCCAGTATACAACATATCACACTTAATCCCCGGTCATATAAACTTGGAAGAAAAACGATACTTGATCAAGCCGATGGATCGCAGCAGCTAAGCAGTAGTACTAACAAGAAGCTTCCGTGTAAGTTCACTTGATGCAGGCGCCGGCCACGGTCCACTTTGCCCGGTGCTTCTCCCAGGTCGGCAACATGGTATAATTCCTCCAGTCATCAAGAACCCCCCTcagatccctcatcttcttgctcAACCCCACACAGCAGTTCGCGTGCATCGTCACAATCTTCCCCAGATCCTTACCATAACTACAGAACCCACCCATGTGCTCCGGGTCCAGGTACCGCAGCCGGACCCCGAGCTCCGCCACCAGCCGCGCCTTGATCGCGTTGAACACCGGCTGCTCGTTCATGCCCGGGTAGCTTCCCCTGGACTCGTGCCACAGCTTCGTCATGGCGATCGTCCGCCGGTTCGGCTTCATGTGGAAGAAGCCGGTGTTGGGCAGGTTGTCGATGTTGTCGGGGTCCCCAAAGtagttgtcggaggagatggtcaTGTCGGCGTAGGCCGTCACGTGCTTGAACGGGTCGCGTAGCCACATCACATCGACGTCGGTGAAGAGGAAGCCGTAGCCGAGCTCCAGGATGCGGCGCTGGAGCTTCAGCTTGCTCCACACCAGATCCAGCCACTCTTCGGGGCCGAAGAAGTCGGGGTTGATGCCGGGGATGGCgtgctggtagcagtggcggtgCACGGCCAGGCAGCGCGCGTGGGCGGCCGGGTCCATGGTCACCACCAGGACGTGCGGGAGGAGCCGGGCCGTGCCGTCGCCGATGCGGAAGCTCTCCAGGAAGAGGTCCAGCAGCGAGCCTGGCGCCACCCAGGCTTGGTTCACGCAGGTGATGATCACGGTGCCGTCGTCCATCGCCGCCcgcgacaccgccgccgccagcccccggaactcctccgcctcctccgcgcccTGATTGACAAGACACGAATGCATGATCAGTCAGCAGTGCTACCTTTTGCTTTTAGATTTACCGTGATGACCTCCAACTAACAACATCATTAATTTTACTGACTACTACAAAGAAGTTTGATCAACAAAGAAGTTCGATTGATTAAATTCAGTGGCAAATTGACAATATATACTCTGTTTGGTTGTAAAAAGGAGTAGTTGGTCAACTATAGTTGGTAGTATAAGTAGATCATTTGATTGAAAAACTAAATGAATCAAACTCGTAATTTAAGTTTAACTAACCTCTTCTTGGTGCTCTCTGCTTAATTGAAAGAAGATCACTAGGAACGACAGCAGCATGAGTAGTAGCAGTAGCAAAAGAAGAATTGACCTTCAGTATGGTGTCAGCCTGATGAAGGCCATGATCGTCTCCTGCTACCGCAACCGACGGCGCGTGATGAACAGTATGAGCCGTATCGTTGCGGCGGTGGTACTGCTCGTCCGACGATCGCTGGCCGGAAATCTGTCCGTGCGTCCAGGCGTAACTGAGCCCCTCCGCCGGTGCCCGGTACTGGACGAGCAAGACAAGGGTGAGCGCCGTGGCAGCGCCGAGGACGAATGACACCGCCTGCCGCGCCATGATCTCCGCGACGATGGCCTTCGCCATCATAGATCACTAGCTAACCGATGGTGTGTCCTCTCGTTCGTTATACTAGAGAGTAGAAACTGACTAGAGCACTGCACTAGTGAAGTACACTGATGAAATGTACTGTATATATGATAGAATAAGATGGACAGGACTAGATGGAGTGTACGAGGTGTTCCGGGGACTGCGGCGTTTGTGTGCTAGCTTAGGGGACAGGAGGCccttttttgcgaaaatttcaAAAAGGTACAAgtttaaaaaaatgtaaaaataatTGGATGATCTATTCTACTCCCTCAATTCCTAAAAAGGCTTGGCAACTTTTTCTAATGAATCTATAGCTAAAACATATGTATATACCTCCGTATCTACACACGTTGGGAAACTCTTTTAGAAGCAGGGCGTGTATAAACAGGGGGCCATTTTTTTTTCCGGTGGGATTTAGGTGAAAGCTGTGCATGGCCTTGTCATTGCTGATGACGGCGTCACCTATATGGTgttgttcccttgttgaaggcgtcacgTTGTTGATCCCCCGTTTTGAACTGACGGATTCTATCCCTCCGCCTCAATCTGCTACCCTCGGTGGTCTCGCTTCGGACAAGCTTCTCTTGTAGTGTCCTGCGGATCACCCTTTGATCTGTCACTGATGTTCTAGCCCTCTCACCTCATCGGCTTGGCTACTTATACACGGCCTTACTTCGGTAGCTGACGACCCGCCTAGTGTCTTGGGGGCctttgctaggtcggcgtctgGTCGTAGTTTCGGCCGGTGTGCCTATCCCAATGCTATTGGAAGATGTTGTGTTGCTGGTTTGGACCTAGCCCAAGCTCGGGGGTGGTGGTTCGGGGTCTAGGTGAAAACTTTGCAGGAACTCGATCTCTGCCGCGCCAtgcaccttcttggaggcatcgccgcaagaccccccccccccctcctttgGATCCTCAAGCTCTGCTAGGCTGCTGGCCCTTCGTTGAGTTCCCCTTGGGTTGTTGTGTTGGTGCGTAGGAGGTTTGTTTGCGTGGACTCGATCGTGCTCGCTCCGGTGCAATAGAAGACAAGGTTATGTCAACCTCGCGTTTGGTGGCGCACTTTGTGTCCTCTTTTGTTGTTAGTTTGCGGTTTGTGCGTGCGTGTTGTAACTCTTGGTGTAACTCCTAGCCGGTTATTGGCTTCATTAATTTAAAGACGGGCTCATTTCGAGTTTTCCGTCTAGAAACAGGGAGTACCATCATGTAACTCCAAAGCGAAAAACTCTGTATTCCAGGCTGTACCGAAATGACAAaagtttaatatgagagtagtggACAATGCTACTACGTCTGTTTCAAAGAATAACGCTtatatttttttcgaaaaggggccaaatttttaggaaaaaaatttagtaTGTATAATCCAAACTCAACACCGTTAGattcatcatgaaatatatatttatatgatatctacatattccgtggttgttgatattttttttaaaagtttgatcaaactttacttagcttgatttaaaaaaaatataacCCTTATTctatgaaatggaggtagtaattTTCAGACCACCAAAGTTTATGAGTGTTTGTCATGTTTGTGTATCACATGCTAAAAGTATTTCGTGATGCGAATTTAGACACTGCCAGAATACATCATTTTTCTAGATATTTTTAAAACTATAAAACTGTCGTTCTTGATTTTCCTTTTTATAATGGCTACAGCCTGAGCTCTAAACCGTACTTCTGGGGTTCCGGGCTCATAAAATAGGCAGTTCCGGACATCCCGCCGGTCCATGGAGGACTCCCACGAAACCGATGCACGTAGACGCGCCACTAGTGCATATAGATAGAGTAGTATATGCTCGTTAGTCTCGAGTTGTCGACTAGAGTGGAGCAGCTCAGACAATCAACAAATTTCCAATTATTCATATGGTACTCCCGAGCATCTAATTTGGCATGGGGTGAAGTTCTTCGCACCGAAACACTACATGAAAATTATTAGTATACTCACATGCCCCGGAAACTTCCGTAGAATAGACGTGACTATAATTAATGGTCCATGCATGATCGATGCCTTTTTTTCCTACCACAAGGGATAGACCCTGCAGGGTCTAGTTCTGGATCTGGTCAGTGTGGCAGTACGTACAAAAACTAGCTATActacattagagcatctccacggtcaccaccaccacccccccccccccccacaagtCTATTTCCGGCCAGCGCGACTCAATACGGTGTTTGGCGCTTCAAACAAAGCGAGAAGCGAGACGGAAAGTGGCAGGCCCGCTGTTATTGCACACGAATGAAACGTCGCAGCTTTGAATTAATGGCGATGGAGGGTCAGGCGAGATGTCCCGTCAGCGCTGCACCTCCCCGAAGCGTAGCTGCGCCTCCTCCACATGTTGCCGCCATTCGCACGTCACCACGCGTTCCCGCTCTTTCTTCCGCGTATGCCTATTCCCGCGTTTTCTTCACGCCTCTTCTCGCGTAGctagcgtctataaaaggtctccttaGCTCAATGGACGTCACCAAAGCCGTCGGCATCCCTTTCTACGCTGCAAACACATGCCTCGTCGCCTACACACCACCTACCCAATGATGAAccgcgctggcggcggcggcacggcatGCGCTACTCGAGTCGTTTGATTCTTAGAAGAAGCTGCAGTACGATGCCCGTACCCGCGGGGAGGACAATGACGCATGGGTTCGTCCTGGTGTCGAACTCTCCCTCCAGCAGGAGCAGCTGCAGAGGGTAGGCGAAGACGCGGCGAACAAGCACCGGCGTCTTCTCGTCATGCTCCATAGGGAGAGGCGGTCACGACGCAgaagctgcggcggaggggaggtgaTGATGGGGCGAGGCCATCGAACGCACTGCCGGGTAGCCAGTAGGCTAGGGTTAAATAATCTAGCcgattttcattcaaatttgtaaAATATAATTGAATTTGAATAAAAACCTTTATTTTCTGCATCTTTATTGATTTGGCCTCGTATGGGGGACGCGATTGGACAGCAACCTCCCCAAACACAGCACACAAAAAAACGTTCACTAAATATTCGATCTGACTCCGTTTGGTAACGCTTTAGAAGACGCAACTAAAGATGCTTTAAGTGTCTTCTACTTTAACAAAATACACGATGGATAAAGGATTCAAAAGCAACCGAGTCCAGCACAGCCGTCACCGTTGACAAGTAAAACACCGGTCATCTTCTACATTGCCAGCGATGGGCATAGAAGACACAGTCCACTGTCGTGGCTCCATTGAAGGGACTCGGCCGAACAAGGAGGTTGCAAAATACACTAGTAAAAAATATACCTTATATTTTTAGTTTTAAAAAGCATTAATATCGGTTGTGCTATGAATCTAGATTAAAGGGTGCGTTAGCGCCGGTTtatgcaccggttcgtgcggccagaacatttgtaatatcccagcatttggggttacaaaaaaatagaggaaacagatgtgtgcattgcattcatgcatggaaaatccggggaattttcgcgcttttttttaaaactttcaaaGTGATCGAgatttctcttgcatcggtggaattgagttagtcatcgatgtgagtgcgacaaatttcgacatgacctttgtgaattcatgtgtttttgggagaaccaatttgaattcaatcaaatatggataatatgaattcaaatagaaattgaattgaatttgaattccaaactaCAACAAGAAATACAATGTTTAAAAGTAAGCACATTTGATAATTCCAAAAGAATAAGTAATTTAAACTTTACTACAAATATCATTACCAATTATTTACAAGTCACATAAATATAAATAGAGAATGAttacaaaaggaaaataaaagaagacCTAAATCTAAATCTTCTCGATCTtccaatcttcttattcttcatctgcaaaacaaacaacaaagaaaaaggaaattgttGGGTGAATATTAAAATGTTGCCATCatccatgatgaggcattttaatGTTGGAATCTAGCTAATGGGAGTTAAGAACTAATCTTGATCCCCAAATAGTGATTAGAGGGAGGAATATTTTTCTTAGGCAATAACAGGGGACAAA contains:
- the LOC124664051 gene encoding uncharacterized protein At4g15970-like, which encodes MAKAIVAEIMARQAVSFVLGAATALTLVLLVQYRAPAEGLSYAWTHGQISGQRSSDEQYHRRNDTAHTVHHAPSVAVAGDDHGLHQADTILKGAEEAEEFRGLAAAVSRAAMDDGTVIITCVNQAWVAPGSLLDLFLESFRIGDGTARLLPHVLVVTMDPAAHARCLAVHRHCYQHAIPGINPDFFGPEEWLDLVWSKLKLQRRILELGYGFLFTDVDVMWLRDPFKHVTAYADMTISSDNYFGDPDNIDNLPNTGFFHMKPNRRTIAMTKLWHESRGSYPGMNEQPVFNAIKARLVAELGVRLRYLDPEHMGGFCSYGKDLGKIVTMHANCCVGLSKKMRDLRGVLDDWRNYTMLPTWEKHRAKWTVAGACIK